A part of Methanomassiliicoccaceae archaeon genomic DNA contains:
- a CDS encoding 50S ribosomal protein L18e, translating into MKVSFKTDPSLIALIFDLKATSRENEAAIWRDIAVRLEKPKRNWAETNLSKIERYAKDGETVVVPGKVLAAGSITKKVTVAAFSFSEKAKEAITESGGKAVSIRELMDTNPKGSNVRIMR; encoded by the coding sequence ATGAAGGTAAGTTTCAAAACAGACCCTTCGCTGATCGCCTTGATCTTCGATCTTAAGGCGACGTCGAGGGAAAACGAAGCTGCCATCTGGCGAGACATCGCGGTTCGGCTTGAGAAACCTAAGAGGAACTGGGCCGAAACGAACCTCAGCAAAATCGAGAGATATGCAAAGGACGGGGAGACGGTTGTCGTCCCCGGGAAAGTTCTCGCAGCAGGCAGCATCACGAAGAAAGTAACAGTTGCGGCTTTCTCCTTCTCTGAGAAGGCGAAGGAAGCGATTACGGAATCCGGCGGAAAGGCCGTGAGCATAAGAGAGCTCATGGACACCAACCCAAAAGGTTCCAATGTCAGGATAATGAGGTGA
- a CDS encoding 50S ribosomal protein L13 yields the protein MVTFIDGKDLIYGRLASVVAERIMDGEEIIILNSESIIITGAKEMVCEKFKHRTELGDATKRKGPFYPRRADLIFKRSVRGMIPWKSSSGRDAYRRLHVYVGIPKQFTEVKTEVPELAKKKITGKYTTLGAVSKFLGSNVR from the coding sequence ATGGTGACTTTTATTGACGGAAAGGACCTGATCTACGGCAGGCTTGCAAGCGTTGTCGCAGAGAGGATCATGGACGGCGAGGAGATCATCATTTTGAACTCTGAGTCCATCATAATTACAGGGGCGAAGGAAATGGTGTGCGAGAAGTTCAAGCACCGCACCGAACTTGGTGACGCCACCAAGAGAAAGGGACCTTTCTACCCCCGCAGGGCGGACCTGATATTCAAGAGGTCCGTAAGGGGAATGATCCCCTGGAAGAGCTCCAGCGGAAGGGACGCCTACAGAAGGCTCCACGTATACGTTGGAATACCCAAGCAGTTCACCGAAGTTAAAACCGAAGTGCCTGAGCTCGCTAAGAAGAAGATCACCGGCAAATACACGACCCTGGGAGCCGTCTCTAAATTCCTGGGTTCTAATGTGAGATGA